ACAAAGACATTACGATAAATGAGACTGTTTTGATTCATGAACACTACTTAGTCTCTGTGCACCTATTACTGAAGCTGAGATTTATGATGGTCTGAAGGATATTGGAGATGATAAAGCACCGGGGTAGATTGATATAatgcttatttttttaaaaggtttGGACAGTAATCAAGAAGGACATAGTGGGTGCTGCTCAAGATTTCTTTGAAACTGGACGGTTATACAGGGCAGTTAACTGTACAACCATTACTCTAGTACCAAAGATTCCTAACCCCCAAAATGTGAAAGAATTTAGACATATTGCTTGTTGCACAATCATGTATAAAATTACCTCTAAGGTGTTGGATGCGAGAATGCAAAAAGTAATTCCTGCTATTATTAATGAGGCACAGGCAGGCTTTGTCCCTGGTAGGAGGATAGCTGACAACATCATCATGGCGCATGAGCTTGTCAAAGCTTATAGCAGAAAACACATATCCCCGAGATGCATGATCAAGATTGTTATAAAAAAGGCTTATGATTC
This region of Solanum dulcamara chromosome 9, daSolDulc1.2, whole genome shotgun sequence genomic DNA includes:
- the LOC129902472 gene encoding uncharacterized protein LOC129902472; its protein translation is MTNNVKPNQMVELTALHGSRLTDSKENKEEIIQFYQGLMGTDSTLLPTVNKDITINETVLIHEHYLVSVHLLLKLRFMMVWTVIKKDIVGAAQDFFETGRLYRAVNCTTITLVPKIPNPQNVKEFRHIACCTIMYKITSKVLDARMQKVIPAIINEAQAGFVPGRRIADNIIMAHELVKAYSRKHISPRCMIKIVIKKAYDSVEWVYLKQILEELRFLEKFVTWIIEYVQTMNYSIIINREPTPPFNVAKGSPYLFVIAMEYLNRTLSGLSQLKTFKFHPRC